Within bacterium, the genomic segment CCCCCCCCCCCGCCACCCACGACCTACTTCCCGTTGGTGCGCTGACCGAGGGAGAGAACCATGACTGACTTCGCACTACTGGCCGTTGTCACGCGCGGGGAGGTGAACGAGAGCCACCACCTCGGTGACCTCGTCATCGCCAACACGGAGGGGCAGGTGCTGCTGTCCAGCGGCAACCCGGAGCGCGTGGCCTACTTCCGTTCCGCTCAAAAGCCCCTCAGCGCCCTGGCGGTCGTGCAGACCGGCGCCGCTGACCGCTTTGGCCTGACGGAGACGGAGTTGTCCATCTGCTGCGCCTCGCACAGCGGCTCGCGCATGCATGTGGAGACCGTGCAGGGCATCCTGGACAAGCTGGGCCTCGACGGGACCGCGCTGCAGTGTGGGGTGCACGACCCGGGCGATGCCGAGGAGCGCCGGCGACTGGTGCGCGAGGGCCAGGCGCCCTCGCCGCTGCACAACAACTGCTCGGGCAAGCACGCCGGGATGCTGGCCAGCACGCTGGCGCTGGGGGCGCCCGTGGCGACCTACCTGGAGCGCGCTCATCCCCTGCAGCGCCTCATCTCGCGCAACGTCGCGATCATGACGGGTGTGCCGGAGGACGGCCTTCGGTATGGCGTGGACGGCTGTGGCGCGCCGGTCATCGCCG encodes:
- a CDS encoding asparaginase, which codes for MTDFALLAVVTRGEVNESHHLGDLVIANTEGQVLLSSGNPERVAYFRSAQKPLSALAVVQTGAADRFGLTETELSICCASHSGSRMHVETVQGILDKLGLDGTALQCGVHDPGDAEERRRLVREGQAPSPLHNNCSGKHAGMLASTLALGAPVATYLERAHPLQRLISRNVAIMTGVPEDGLRYGVDGCGAPVIAVSVLAMATSYARLANPDALPDDLRAAATRIMAATALAPDMVSAPGAFHSELLAAGEGRLIAKGGAEGAFLVGLRDPRRLGLAMKFADGSGRAIAPVTLAALEAVGGLSPSARGRLERFARPPIHNCHGAHVGDIVATLELKAGAHG